A segment of the Symmachiella macrocystis genome:
GTTCAACTCCTGTCGTCCCGACTATTCTTCAAATCCGGCCTTTCGGCGAGTTCGTCGAAGGGCTTTCTCTTTTCCAGTACTAGGTTTACGTCGCTCAATACCCGGTTCAAACAAACCGCGTCGAGTATATCGCGCCTGACGGTATTGTTTGAACCGCGCCAGATTTCCGCCGCCTTTTGCGTCCAATCGAAGAGCGTGACCGCTAGTTCACCACGGGCCGGATCGACGTCGCCTAGTTTGTCCAACGACTCGTCCGCGCTGGCTGCTTCGGCCTTCAGCTCGTTGGATTTGGCCTTATATACGTCATCATCGATCGTCCCCGCCAGGTACGCGTTGAGGAGGCGGTCCTGCATGTTCGCCAATTCCGTCTTCCGCTTGGCAAATGATGTGGCTTGTTGGCGTCGGTAGCCCGTCAAGTCGTGCACAGCGGCACCAAGTTCCTTGCGGAACCATTCGGCGACCTCGAGCGTGGGCATCCGCATCTTCTCCAGGTCCTCAGCGATCGCCTCCTCCAAATCCTGCGCTTTCCAACGAACCTTGGGGTGATCGGCGCCACGATTGTTGTTGCAGCACCGGTAATAGATGTGTTCGCGGATTCCGCCTCCTTTGAGCTTTCGGCGAATGCGTTCTCCGGTGATCGATTGGCCGCAGTATTCACAGCGGAACAATCCACCGGCTAGCGGCAGGTGATAGGTTCCCGTTCGCCGCTTTCGACCACACAAGATGTCCTGACACGCATCGAACGTTGCGCGATGGATGACTCGCTGATAGCGTCCCTCGAAGACATGGCCGTTCCGGTGTAACTCACCGATATAGAAACGGTTATTGAGAATGTGGGACAGGGCCGTCCGGTTAAAACGAGATTGGCTGTCGCGGAAAACATGACCTTCGCTGGCGAGTCGGTCGGCAAGACTTTTGAAGGTATGGCTGCCTGACGAATAGAGGTCGAAAATACGAATCAGCGACTTGGCCTTCTCCGGATGTGGTACGACTGGCTCTTCGCGGTCATCAACATTGAGGTACCCGTAAGGGGCCAATCCCGTGGGCCAGCCCTGGCGCACTTTTTCATCGAGCCCCTTAATCACCTCCTCGCGCAGATTATCGCTGTAATACTGCGCAACGGCCGCCATCACGTTAAACGAAAACGTTCCAGCAGCGCCTGGACCGAATTCGTTTTCCACAAAGGAAAGTTGTACGCCGCATGCGTCCTCCAGTTCCTGCAGGCGGACCGCGTCGCGCATATTGCGACAAGCTCGATCTAACTTGTGGCAGAGGATCGCTTTGATCTTTTCCCGCTTGGCGTTCTTTGCCAGCCACCGCAGCATCTCATTGAAGATCTTTCGTTCTGCACCGCGCTTGGCTGACTCGTCGAGTTCAAATTCCCGGACGACATTCCACCCCAACCGCTGTGCCTTCTCTCGCGTCACTCTCAACTGGGCGTCGATCGAGTATCCCTCTTTTTGTTCGCGGGACGAGACCCGCGTCCAAATCACCACATTCATGATTACGGCTCCTCTTCGGCACTCAAAAACACTTCTGCCAGCCGTCGGACGCTCATCAGAATTTTCACCGCTTCGTCTTGACTGATCACTCGGCCATAGGCCTTGGACCAGACGCGACGGGCCTCGGCGATCCGTTCGTCCGACAACCACTGCGTCGACAACGGGCGCACGCCGCCCGAGTCGGACTCGGGTCCAGTGTGCCGGTTTGGCGGTGGAAATCCAGGCATGTGAGGCGAAGAGGGCACGAAATCTATTCTTGGAAAGCCATCATGTGGTGCCGGCCCACAGACTCGGCATCTGCACCTATTCTTCGCTTCATTTCGTCTGAAGACCGCCCCCTAAAGGCAAAAACGGCGAAACTCATATGTGGCGCATGTCCCCGTAAATTCGCGCATGTGTGGCGCATGTCCCGCGCATATGCGGCGCATATGAGTTTGCAATAGCGACTTATCCAAATGCACCTTTCTGCGTAGCATTCGGGCGAACGGAAACAGACCCGAATGAATCGGGGGTGGCAATTGCAATCTTGGAGAGAGGTACGACGTGGTAAGTCCCGCCGACAACTGGATGCGCGTATCGCACGGTGACCCCTGCCCCGTTTGCGGCAAACCGGATAACTGTTCGGTTTCCAACGACCGTAAGGTGCTCTGGTGCGGGCGCGTCTCCGACGGTGCGCTGCGCATGAATGCCGGTGGGCAATATCTACACCGCTTGGATGACGATCCGTATGACCGGAATCCGCCACCTCCGGTGCGTATACGGCCATCGACTCGTTCGACTTCGCCAACACAAGACTGGCCCGCGCTGGCGGAGCGGTTTGCCAATGGTGCTGAAGAACATCGTCAACGGTTGGCCAATCAATTGGGCGTTACCGCTACGGCACTTGCTTCCCTCAGCGTCGGTTGGAACGTGGAACGTTTCTGTTGGACTTTCCCTGAACGGGATGCGAGCGGTCAAATTATTGGGATCGCTACGCGGCGACGGGACGGCTCGAAAATCCGCATGAAGGGCGGACGTTCGGGGCTGACGTACGCCACCGATTGGAATGCCGGTGCAGGCCCGATTTTACTCGTGGAGGGCGGCTCCGATACCGCGGCGCTCTTGACTATCGGTCTCAACACCGTGGGGCGGCCGTCCAATTGTGGCGGCGTGGATCATCTCGTTGGACTGTTGTCGGGGATCGACCAAAAACGTGAAATCATCGTCATCGGAGAACGGGACGAGAAACTCGATGGCAAATGGCCGGGCCGTGATGGAGCCGTACGCACTGCCAAACGTCTCGCCGATGAACTCGAACGGCCAATCGCCTGGGCACTGCCGCCTGACAACGCCAAGGATGCGCGCGGTTGGCTGAATGTGATGCCCGAACTGCCGGTCGACCGTTTGGCCGATTTATTCGTTTCCGGTTTGGAGACGACTGTCATCAGTCCACCAATCGTCATCCGGCCCCCGAAACCGACCGGACCGGCGGTGGCGGTCGACGATTGGCGTGATCAGATGCTGCAAGTCCGACTCCGCTCGCTCGGTTGTCCGGGCGTGTACATCGACGCCAGTACAACCGGAGCGGGAAAGTCTCACGTCGACTTGGCCGTCATACTCTGGGCGTTGCGACGGAGGAACGCCGTATGAGGTCGCTACTTATTTATCCAACCCACGAAAATTGTGACGAGGTGCGTGAGCAATACGAGGGAAACGGTATCATTGCCGCCTGCTATCCATCACGTATTACTGAGGACACGGGCGAGCGCCCACAGAATTGCTGGAACGACAACGCCAACATTGCCGAGGGGATGGGCCTATCGGTCGTCAAGGCCGTCTGCCCGGCTTGCGAGTTTCGCAAAAAATGCCGCGAAACGGGTTATTTGAGCCAGTTATCTACGGTGGCAGATGCCCACGTGGCAATTGCGACGCACAAGCGAGCCGAATACACCGGCCTCGCGGAATTATCGCAAAGCCGTGAGTACCTATCGATTCATGAAGATGCAATCAGCTTGCTGAGGCCGCCGGCCGAGATCAGTCTCGGTGACATCGTTCAGGCTCGGCTGTTGGTTCAAGACTACATTCTCAATGATCCAGCATCCCTCAATTGGTTTGGCGATGCGACCCGTGTCGACGACGAGGGCAATCGGTACCAGGATGAGGAACTGGCCATCCGCCGTGAACGCCAATACGTGTATTTCCGGCTGATGTCAGGGCTTTTAGAGCATTTATTCCAGGCGATTGAAACTGCCGACCAGACTGTTGGATGGTCGCCTCCGGAGACAGCCAGAGTTCCCGCCGGTTTCGAACGCACGCTGTTCTTTAGCATCCGCCGCGCGAACATCGATTTCCGGGATCAGCCATGGCGGTTCTTGCTGACGGCCGCTGCGGGCAAACTCCATTTGGCGGCAATCATT
Coding sequences within it:
- a CDS encoding recombinase family protein; protein product: MNVVIWTRVSSREQKEGYSIDAQLRVTREKAQRLGWNVVREFELDESAKRGAERKIFNEMLRWLAKNAKREKIKAILCHKLDRACRNMRDAVRLQELEDACGVQLSFVENEFGPGAAGTFSFNVMAAVAQYYSDNLREEVIKGLDEKVRQGWPTGLAPYGYLNVDDREEPVVPHPEKAKSLIRIFDLYSSGSHTFKSLADRLASEGHVFRDSQSRFNRTALSHILNNRFYIGELHRNGHVFEGRYQRVIHRATFDACQDILCGRKRRTGTYHLPLAGGLFRCEYCGQSITGERIRRKLKGGGIREHIYYRCCNNNRGADHPKVRWKAQDLEEAIAEDLEKMRMPTLEVAEWFRKELGAAVHDLTGYRRQQATSFAKRKTELANMQDRLLNAYLAGTIDDDVYKAKSNELKAEAASADESLDKLGDVDPARGELAVTLFDWTQKAAEIWRGSNNTVRRDILDAVCLNRVLSDVNLVLEKRKPFDELAERPDLKNSRDDRS